A window of Eubacteriaceae bacterium ES3 contains these coding sequences:
- a CDS encoding ribonuclease H, with the protein MKVIHLYTDGGCRGNGKEGDNLGAIGGVLIYPEKKAKKEYKKAYTNTTNNQMELLAVIEGLKMLKESCQVHIYSDSAYVVNAYLQNWVGSWKAKNWSRGKSGDLKNRELWMTLDDLVNQHNVEFHKVKGHSDNPYNNRADELVNEAMDEFLG; encoded by the coding sequence ATGAAAGTTATTCATCTTTATACAGATGGTGGTTGTCGTGGTAACGGAAAAGAAGGGGATAATCTGGGCGCCATCGGAGGTGTCCTGATTTATCCTGAAAAGAAAGCCAAGAAAGAATACAAAAAAGCTTATACCAATACAACTAATAATCAGATGGAGTTACTGGCTGTTATTGAAGGCTTGAAAATGCTTAAAGAATCATGCCAGGTTCACATCTATAGTGATTCTGCCTATGTTGTTAATGCCTATTTGCAAAACTGGGTGGGGAGCTGGAAAGCCAAAAACTGGAGCCGAGGAAAGTCCGGCGATTTAAAAAACCGAGAACTGTGGATGACTCTAGATGACTTGGTAAACCAGCATAATGTAGAATTTCACAAAGTAAAAGGACATTCTGACAACCCCTATAATAACCGTGCCGATGAGTTGGTCAATGAAGCAATGGACGAATTTTTAGGCTAG
- the leuS gene encoding leucine--tRNA ligase: MSHYDHDKIEKHWQKHWEENETFRMEENSQKEKFYGLVEFPYPSGVGLHVGHVRAYTSLEVIARKRRMEGFNVLFPIGWDAFGLPTENYAIQTGRHPREVTDENIAVFTQQLKRIGYAFDWDKEIDTTDPNYYKWTQWIFLQLFKHGLAFRDRTYVNFCNGCKVVLANEDFRDGHCDRCGSEVVQLEKDVWFLKIRNYAEKLLSGLDDVDYLPRIRLEQENWIGKSVGAEVDFNIAGHNQTLRVFTTRPDTLFGATFMVIAPEHPLIQSLSAEIANMSAITDYQEAAKRKTEFERVQLAKEKTGVCIEGIRAINPLTLHEIPIFIADYVMMGYGTGAIMAVPGHDTRDWEFASKFNLPIVEVIKGGDVTEAAYTDTDSGEMVNSGFLNGLQVKDAISKTIEHLVKEGLGQKTINYKMKDWAFNRQRYWGEPIPIVHCPVCGMVPVPENELPLELPKVESYEPTDTGESPLANIPEWYQTTCPQCGHAAKRETDTMPQWAGSSWYFLRYFDNKNNEAFASEEKLKYWLPVDWYNGGMEHVTRHLLYSRFWHQFLYDIGCVPTKEPYAKRTAQGLILGNDGEKMSKSKGNVVNPNDIIAEYGADTLRTYIMFIGDYEKSAPWSDNGAKGCRRFMDRIWKLQDMLIDGDAYSKNLETAIHKTIKKVSSDYEEMKYNTAIAALMTLINDFYKENQINHADLKTFLKLLYPVAPHITSEIWVNIGADGHLDNAPWPTYDESKTIDNVIEMAVQINGKVRGTIEIPVDADKDAAKAIAMEQNNIRTHIDGKTVVKEIYVPGRIFNIVVK; this comes from the coding sequence ATGTCGCATTATGATCATGATAAGATAGAAAAACACTGGCAAAAACACTGGGAAGAGAACGAAACTTTTCGAATGGAAGAAAATTCGCAGAAAGAAAAATTCTACGGACTAGTAGAGTTTCCATATCCATCGGGTGTAGGACTGCATGTTGGGCATGTTCGGGCTTACACATCCCTTGAAGTGATCGCCAGAAAACGACGCATGGAAGGATTTAATGTGCTGTTTCCAATTGGCTGGGACGCCTTTGGACTTCCTACAGAAAACTATGCTATCCAAACTGGACGTCATCCCCGTGAGGTAACTGATGAGAATATTGCAGTTTTTACCCAACAACTAAAACGAATCGGTTATGCTTTTGACTGGGACAAGGAAATTGACACCACTGATCCCAATTATTATAAATGGACACAATGGATCTTTTTACAACTGTTCAAACACGGACTAGCTTTCAGAGACCGAACCTATGTTAACTTCTGCAATGGCTGTAAAGTCGTTCTGGCAAATGAGGATTTTCGAGATGGCCATTGTGACCGCTGCGGCAGTGAAGTCGTTCAGCTGGAAAAAGATGTCTGGTTTTTAAAAATCCGTAATTATGCTGAAAAACTACTGAGTGGCCTGGATGATGTTGATTATCTTCCGCGAATCCGCCTGGAGCAGGAAAACTGGATTGGTAAATCAGTAGGGGCTGAAGTTGATTTTAATATAGCCGGCCATAATCAGACGTTACGGGTTTTTACTACTCGACCTGATACTTTGTTTGGCGCTACATTTATGGTCATTGCACCTGAACATCCTTTAATCCAGTCACTTTCAGCTGAGATTGCAAATATGTCAGCCATCACCGATTATCAGGAAGCGGCTAAAAGAAAAACTGAATTTGAGCGGGTACAACTTGCTAAGGAGAAAACTGGGGTTTGTATCGAAGGAATCCGTGCCATCAACCCATTAACACTTCACGAAATCCCAATTTTCATTGCCGATTACGTCATGATGGGCTATGGAACCGGAGCAATCATGGCTGTTCCTGGGCATGATACCCGGGACTGGGAATTTGCTTCTAAGTTCAACCTTCCCATCGTCGAAGTCATCAAAGGTGGAGATGTAACAGAAGCAGCTTATACCGATACCGATTCCGGAGAAATGGTTAATTCCGGTTTTTTAAATGGCTTACAGGTAAAAGACGCAATTTCCAAAACCATTGAACACCTGGTGAAAGAGGGTCTTGGTCAAAAAACCATTAATTATAAAATGAAGGATTGGGCGTTTAACCGTCAACGTTATTGGGGTGAACCAATTCCCATTGTCCACTGTCCGGTTTGTGGGATGGTTCCTGTTCCAGAAAATGAATTGCCTTTAGAACTACCAAAAGTTGAGAGTTATGAACCTACTGATACTGGTGAATCGCCACTGGCAAACATTCCTGAATGGTATCAAACCACCTGTCCTCAATGCGGTCATGCCGCTAAACGCGAGACTGATACCATGCCTCAATGGGCGGGTTCAAGCTGGTATTTCCTGAGATATTTTGATAATAAAAATAATGAAGCCTTTGCTTCAGAAGAAAAGCTTAAATACTGGCTGCCGGTTGACTGGTATAATGGAGGAATGGAACATGTTACAAGACATCTTCTTTATTCTCGTTTCTGGCATCAATTTCTATATGATATTGGCTGTGTTCCAACAAAAGAACCTTATGCCAAGCGAACAGCGCAGGGTTTGATTCTTGGTAATGACGGCGAAAAAATGTCTAAATCTAAAGGTAATGTTGTTAACCCTAATGACATTATTGCCGAATATGGTGCTGATACCTTAAGAACTTATATCATGTTTATTGGCGATTATGAGAAATCTGCCCCTTGGTCTGACAATGGAGCAAAAGGATGCCGTCGTTTTATGGATCGAATATGGAAGCTGCAAGATATGCTAATTGATGGTGATGCTTATTCCAAAAATCTGGAAACTGCCATTCATAAAACCATTAAAAAGGTCAGCAGTGACTATGAAGAAATGAAATACAATACTGCAATTGCAGCTCTAATGACCTTAATTAATGATTTTTATAAAGAAAATCAGATCAATCACGCTGATTTAAAAACCTTTTTAAAATTACTTTATCCGGTCGCTCCCCATATCACTTCAGAAATCTGGGTTAATATCGGAGCTGACGGTCATCTGGACAATGCCCCATGGCCAACTTACGATGAAAGTAAAACCATCGATAATGTGATTGAAATGGCCGTCCAAATTAATGGTAAAGTCCGAGGTACCATAGAGATTCCTGTTGATGCCGATAAGGATGCTGCAAAAGCAATTGCTATGGAACAAAATAATATCCGCACTCATATCGATGGAAAAACTGTTGTTAAAGAGATTTATGTTCCTGGTAGAATATTTAATATTGTGGTAAAGTAG
- a CDS encoding alanine/ornithine racemase family PLP-dependent enzyme: MVPQLKINLKKIYENAKLIVAKAKTQGISVTAITKLTGGEPRVAQTYLDAGVSAIGDSRILNLQKMSSLSCEKWLIRLPAPGEVNEVVSFSDVSLNSEIKTISLLNEAAVRQNKKHSILYMVDLGDLREGLFLGDGRQTSPENKKLIAKNFEKLSRDIETIKKMTNIEIKGLATNATCVGATIPNPQTFGALKLAADKLKETHKLPVEIISGGNSSAWHLVNQKTLPGYINNLRLGELILLGRETAFGEIFSDLNQDVFTLEAEIIEIQEKPTYPLGEIGVNAFGEKPVFVDKGIRRRAICALGRQDTDTDHIFPLDDKILVEGSSSDHLVLDITDSKYAYDIGDVLSFRCDYSGALHAATTEYINKVLI; the protein is encoded by the coding sequence ATGGTTCCACAATTAAAGATAAATCTTAAAAAAATTTATGAAAATGCCAAATTGATTGTTGCCAAGGCTAAAACTCAGGGCATATCAGTAACAGCGATAACTAAATTGACAGGTGGTGAGCCAAGAGTTGCTCAAACGTATCTTGATGCAGGTGTTTCAGCTATCGGAGACTCTAGAATTTTAAACTTACAAAAGATGTCTTCTTTATCATGCGAAAAATGGCTTATACGTTTGCCGGCACCAGGCGAAGTTAATGAGGTTGTCAGCTTTTCGGATGTCTCTTTAAACAGTGAGATAAAAACCATTAGCCTTCTTAATGAAGCAGCTGTTCGTCAGAATAAAAAACATAGTATTCTATATATGGTCGATCTCGGTGATTTAAGGGAAGGTTTATTTCTTGGTGATGGCCGCCAAACCTCACCAGAAAATAAAAAGTTGATTGCCAAAAATTTTGAAAAGCTTTCTCGGGATATAGAAACCATTAAAAAAATGACTAACATAGAAATAAAGGGGTTGGCTACAAACGCTACTTGTGTTGGCGCTACAATTCCTAACCCTCAAACTTTTGGTGCATTAAAACTGGCTGCTGATAAATTAAAAGAAACTCACAAGTTACCAGTGGAAATTATTTCTGGAGGTAACTCGAGTGCTTGGCATCTAGTCAACCAGAAAACGCTCCCAGGTTACATCAATAATCTTCGGCTAGGAGAACTCATTCTTTTAGGGCGTGAAACAGCTTTTGGAGAAATTTTTTCAGATCTTAATCAGGATGTTTTCACTTTGGAAGCAGAAATTATTGAAATTCAGGAAAAGCCTACTTATCCTTTGGGTGAAATTGGCGTAAATGCTTTTGGAGAGAAGCCAGTATTTGTTGACAAAGGTATCAGAAGGAGGGCTATTTGTGCACTTGGTCGTCAGGACACGGATACTGATCATATTTTTCCGTTAGATGATAAAATTCTGGTAGAAGGATCAAGTTCGGATCATCTTGTACTTGATATAACTGATTCAAAATATGCTTATGATATTGGCGATGTTTTAAGCTTTCGTTGTGATTATTCGGGGGCTTTGCACGCAGCTACCACTGAATATATTAATAAAGTTCTGATTTAG
- a CDS encoding Ldh family oxidoreductase, translating into METKYYIPFDILEAFMTDALKGIGVPEEDAKICADILITSDKRGIDSHGIGRLKPIYYDRIKKGIQNPVTEFEIVKDVCATAVIDGHDGMGHVIAKKAMQMAIDKAKVYGMGMTVVRNSTHYGFAGYYPLMAIENNMIGMTGTNARPSIAPTFGVENMLGTNPITVGVPTDEAFPFVLDCATSVSQRGKIEVYERENKPLPEGWVIDRDGNSRTDTKQILIDLVEGNAALTPLGGIGEETGGYKGYGYATFVEILSAALQGGSFLKGLLGFDANGNAQPYHLGHFFIAINIENFIKPEEFKKISGNILRDLRNSAKMPGQERIYTAGEKEYDAWCERKDKGAPVNDALIKDILDIKAELGLSNYQFPFEK; encoded by the coding sequence ATGGAAACAAAATATTACATCCCATTTGATATACTTGAGGCGTTTATGACTGATGCTCTAAAAGGAATTGGCGTTCCTGAGGAGGATGCCAAAATATGTGCAGATATTCTGATTACCTCTGACAAGCGGGGGATTGATTCTCACGGGATTGGGAGATTAAAACCTATTTATTATGACCGGATTAAAAAAGGTATTCAAAATCCGGTGACTGAGTTTGAAATTGTTAAAGATGTCTGTGCGACCGCTGTCATCGATGGACATGACGGGATGGGACACGTTATTGCTAAAAAAGCTATGCAAATGGCTATTGATAAAGCTAAAGTTTATGGTATGGGGATGACCGTAGTTAGAAATTCTACACATTACGGTTTTGCCGGCTACTATCCCTTAATGGCTATTGAAAATAATATGATTGGAATGACGGGAACCAATGCTCGACCTTCAATTGCACCTACTTTTGGAGTGGAAAACATGCTTGGTACTAATCCGATAACCGTTGGTGTTCCCACTGATGAAGCTTTTCCTTTTGTTCTGGATTGCGCTACTTCTGTTTCGCAACGAGGAAAAATTGAAGTTTATGAACGCGAAAACAAGCCATTACCTGAGGGTTGGGTAATTGATCGGGATGGAAATAGCCGTACTGATACCAAGCAGATTTTAATTGATTTAGTAGAGGGCAATGCAGCGCTTACCCCCCTTGGTGGAATCGGTGAAGAAACTGGTGGATATAAGGGTTATGGTTATGCTACCTTTGTTGAGATTTTATCAGCAGCTCTTCAGGGTGGTTCATTTTTAAAAGGCTTGCTTGGATTTGATGCTAATGGGAATGCGCAACCCTATCATTTGGGCCATTTCTTTATTGCTATTAATATTGAAAACTTTATTAAGCCGGAAGAGTTTAAAAAGATTTCTGGTAATATTCTTCGAGATCTTAGAAATTCTGCTAAAATGCCGGGTCAGGAGCGGATTTATACTGCCGGTGAAAAAGAATATGATGCCTGGTGTGAAAGAAAAGATAAAGGAGCCCCAGTTAATGATGCTCTAATTAAGGATATTCTTGATATTAAAGCAGAATTGGGTCTTAGTAATTATCAGTTCCCTTTTGAAAAATAA
- a CDS encoding IS1380 family transposase gives MSSLDALQLESNKKIKINFDGGDLSSDSGLILIKEFAHKFSFHKHVSNFKTDEKTSRQHKDDQNLCQMVYQIIAGYFEDDDADELTNEPVFTNILGKKALASQPTLSRFWNRMDDKTLPKFDAIIKAMRTSAYKIKRPKQVLLDLDSTLLNTYGKQEGEGFNYHYRVHGYHPLLCYDGLTGDLLKADLRDGTDYSSTGVVDFMQPLLDEYFTEYPDIELYLRGDSGFATPDLYKQCETNGVSYAIRLKANSVLNDKAKHLDHEIFEAMKEDMSQYIVRYDEFYYKAGKWEYPRRVVVKVEKPCNQFTIQHSFIVTNMDLKPEEILRYYRNRGTMENFIKESKSGFGFASTGSKSKVVNANRLQLHVLAYNLFNCFRRLVLPKSMKKMQIDTIRLKLLKIASKIVKAASYIYFKLCSSCPYKDEFYKTLENIRQLPQLE, from the coding sequence ATGTCTAGTTTAGATGCACTTCAGTTAGAAAGCAATAAAAAAATCAAAATAAATTTCGATGGCGGTGATTTATCCTCTGATTCCGGACTGATTCTGATCAAAGAATTTGCTCATAAATTCAGTTTCCATAAACATGTCAGCAACTTCAAAACTGATGAGAAGACCAGTCGTCAGCATAAGGATGATCAAAACCTGTGCCAAATGGTATATCAGATCATTGCTGGTTACTTTGAAGATGACGATGCTGATGAATTGACAAATGAACCTGTCTTTACAAACATTCTGGGTAAAAAAGCACTGGCTTCTCAACCGACTCTGTCAAGATTCTGGAACCGGATGGATGATAAAACGCTGCCAAAATTTGATGCCATCATTAAAGCAATGCGGACATCTGCTTATAAAATAAAACGTCCAAAACAGGTATTGCTGGATTTGGACTCCACCCTATTGAATACCTATGGAAAACAGGAAGGTGAAGGTTTCAACTATCATTACAGGGTACATGGTTATCATCCATTACTTTGTTACGACGGATTAACCGGTGATCTGCTGAAAGCAGATCTCCGTGATGGAACGGACTACAGTTCCACTGGGGTTGTTGATTTTATGCAACCTCTACTTGATGAATATTTCACGGAGTATCCCGACATAGAGCTGTATTTACGTGGTGACAGCGGGTTTGCAACGCCTGATTTGTACAAGCAATGCGAAACCAATGGTGTGTCTTATGCGATCCGTTTAAAAGCGAACAGTGTTTTAAATGACAAAGCGAAACATCTTGATCATGAAATATTTGAAGCGATGAAAGAAGATATGTCCCAGTATATTGTCCGCTATGATGAGTTTTATTACAAAGCAGGCAAGTGGGAGTACCCGCGCAGGGTAGTTGTTAAAGTGGAGAAACCTTGCAATCAGTTCACCATTCAGCATTCCTTCATTGTAACCAATATGGACTTGAAACCTGAAGAAATCCTAAGATACTATCGTAACCGAGGCACTATGGAGAATTTCATCAAAGAAAGCAAGTCCGGATTTGGCTTCGCTTCTACCGGAAGTAAATCCAAAGTAGTCAATGCCAACCGACTGCAACTGCATGTGTTGGCTTATAATCTGTTTAATTGTTTCAGACGATTGGTTCTGCCGAAGAGCATGAAAAAGATGCAGATCGATACCATTCGTTTAAAGCTGCTAAAAATTGCTTCGAAAATCGTAAAAGCAGCAAGCTATATTTATTTCAAGCTATGTAGCAGTTGTCCCTACAAAGATGAATTTTATAAAACTTTAGAAAATATCAGACAACTTCCGCAGCTGGAATAA
- a CDS encoding rubrerythrin family protein: MGKLEGTQTLKNLMESFVGECQARMRYTYFASIAKKEGYVQISNIFTETADNEKEHGELFYKHIAANEYKMGEAVEIPVSSTFPVAFGDTKNNLLHSASGENEEWNVLYPKFAEVAKEEGFPEIAETWLQVVVAEKAHETRYLKLAANFELNRVFKRFGDVKWKCGNCGYIYDGSEAPDECPACKHAKAYFELFVETY, translated from the coding sequence ATGGGTAAATTAGAAGGAACACAAACCTTGAAAAACTTGATGGAATCTTTTGTCGGAGAATGTCAGGCTAGAATGCGTTACACGTATTTTGCCTCAATCGCGAAAAAAGAAGGTTATGTACAGATCAGCAATATTTTTACAGAAACTGCCGATAATGAAAAAGAACATGGGGAGTTATTCTACAAACACATTGCAGCAAATGAATACAAAATGGGTGAAGCGGTAGAAATACCTGTATCATCTACATTCCCGGTAGCATTTGGTGACACCAAAAACAATTTATTGCATTCTGCTTCAGGCGAAAACGAAGAATGGAATGTACTTTATCCGAAATTTGCAGAAGTTGCTAAGGAAGAAGGTTTCCCGGAAATTGCAGAAACATGGTTACAGGTAGTCGTTGCTGAAAAAGCTCATGAAACCCGTTATTTAAAGCTAGCTGCTAACTTTGAACTGAACCGTGTGTTTAAACGTTTTGGTGACGTTAAATGGAAGTGTGGCAACTGTGGATATATTTATGACGGTTCTGAAGCACCTGACGAATGTCCGGCCTGTAAACATGCAAAAGCCTACTTTGAACTGTTTGTTGAAACATACTAA
- a CDS encoding HAD hydrolase-like protein, with protein sequence MKYKTILFDLDGTLINSKTSVIRSFEYAIRKMGFPKDPIFNPDDLIGPPILESFQKVFGYSLDESKQAYAYYREEYNENGQMYTSILYPGVAETIFKLNEFGLQVGVATTKNENLARKILGHLKVDIPIEKIYGTRNDGSRSDKKSLINDFLADYQITDESEVLMVGDTLFDISGALAAKVDSVWVSYGFGAADETTERATYTIDQISELIDIVNL encoded by the coding sequence ATGAAGTATAAAACAATACTATTTGATTTAGACGGAACTTTAATCAATTCGAAAACCAGTGTCATCCGTTCTTTTGAATATGCCATCAGAAAAATGGGATTTCCCAAAGATCCAATCTTCAATCCTGATGATCTCATTGGTCCTCCAATTCTAGAAAGCTTCCAGAAAGTTTTCGGCTATAGCCTTGATGAATCTAAACAGGCTTATGCATATTATCGTGAAGAATATAATGAAAATGGTCAGATGTATACATCAATTCTTTATCCCGGAGTAGCTGAAACTATCTTCAAATTAAACGAATTTGGACTTCAAGTTGGTGTTGCTACCACAAAAAATGAGAACTTAGCACGAAAAATTCTCGGACATCTTAAGGTGGATATTCCTATTGAAAAAATCTATGGAACTCGTAATGATGGAAGCCGCAGTGATAAAAAATCACTGATTAATGATTTTCTCGCGGATTATCAAATCACTGATGAATCGGAAGTATTAATGGTTGGTGATACGCTTTTTGATATTAGCGGCGCTTTAGCTGCAAAAGTTGATTCGGTTTGGGTATCATACGGTTTTGGCGCTGCTGATGAAACAACAGAAAGAGCAACTTACACGATTGACCAAATTTCTGAATTAATTGATATTGTTAATTTATAA
- a CDS encoding LemA family protein, whose product MLIGLFIVLGIIVIFLIWLVSTRNSFVKIKNQVEEAFSTMDVYLKKRYDLIPNLVETVKGYATHESETFQKVTAARNAAMNAGTIDEKIANENMLSGTLKSLFAVAEAYPQLQANTNFLDLQNQLQTLEGEIANSRKYYNANVREMNTKVEMFPSNIVAGMFNFKKQPFFEVGSETERENVQVKFN is encoded by the coding sequence ATGTTGATCGGATTGTTTATTGTCCTGGGAATTATTGTAATTTTTCTTATTTGGCTTGTTTCAACACGAAATAGTTTTGTCAAAATTAAAAACCAGGTTGAAGAAGCTTTTTCCACTATGGATGTTTACCTGAAAAAAAGATATGACCTAATTCCCAATCTGGTAGAAACTGTTAAAGGGTATGCAACCCATGAATCAGAAACTTTTCAGAAAGTTACTGCTGCTCGAAATGCTGCTATGAATGCCGGAACCATTGATGAAAAGATTGCAAATGAAAATATGTTGAGTGGTACTCTAAAGAGTTTATTTGCAGTAGCAGAAGCCTATCCTCAACTACAGGCAAATACTAATTTTTTAGATTTGCAGAATCAATTGCAGACGCTCGAAGGAGAAATTGCCAATTCTCGTAAATATTACAATGCTAATGTTCGGGAAATGAATACAAAGGTTGAGATGTTCCCCAGTAATATAGTTGCCGGGATGTTTAATTTCAAAAAACAGCCTTTCTTTGAAGTTGGCAGCGAAACAGAAAGAGAAAATGTTCAAGTAAAATTTAATTAA
- a CDS encoding DUF2207 domain-containing protein produces MKKKSFLIFIGFVLLIVFPGSVNAAEYFDISSYDVVMNVSEDHAYEIVETLTVEYSEPRHGIYRYIPYTGSFYRNINGQNVETRYTAKISDTDVPGWKYETYTENDNFVFQIGDGDKYIDGTQIFPIHFTWDPGDDGIDSMDDVYYNIIGMQWDTNIDNASFTITMPKDFDSNQIEFITGTYGSIDTSSVDFTVDGNTIYAKLNRPLAPNEGVTLNIRLPEGYFVGAFTGSEYQPIFYIVTLLSLLATIIFWFIYGRDLKPVEPVSFYPPRNFTPSQIGYIIDDAVDKKDVLALIMYWADKGYLKIEQVSKKRFTFHKIKDLPADALDFERTFFDGMFDHKTTFSTAKVPSDFYETYQATLRQITDYFNTDETRIFTTGSQAGWLLTSVLMFFPIMALLLNGLLKNSYFIAFWEGMFFWGICAAFTVVPLIVGLRIVISAVRKRKSSSAPKTTAKIIGGAVMAGFFSLIVIIVNYGLFEVDSLVLPLVALLTTYLIAYFNIFMHKRTENGRLWFGEVLGFKNFLDKAEKDRILKLVDENPEYYFNILPYAYVMGVTDKWAKKFESIEIKEPSWYYGNTTYSTFSSIYFTTALMHSMNHISSDMIVTPKSGDGGFGGGGFSGGGGFSGGGGGGGGGGSW; encoded by the coding sequence ATGAAAAAGAAGAGCTTTCTAATTTTCATCGGGTTCGTCCTTCTGATTGTTTTTCCTGGAAGCGTTAATGCTGCTGAATATTTTGATATTTCCAGTTATGATGTGGTGATGAATGTTTCCGAAGACCATGCCTACGAAATTGTAGAGACATTAACTGTAGAATATTCTGAACCACGTCATGGTATCTATAGGTATATTCCCTATACCGGAAGTTTCTATCGCAATATCAATGGACAGAATGTGGAGACCCGTTATACCGCTAAAATTTCTGATACAGATGTACCAGGTTGGAAATACGAAACTTATACAGAAAACGACAATTTTGTTTTTCAGATAGGCGATGGAGATAAGTACATTGACGGGACTCAGATATTTCCGATTCACTTTACCTGGGATCCGGGAGATGACGGGATTGATTCTATGGATGATGTTTACTACAATATTATTGGTATGCAATGGGATACCAATATTGATAATGCCAGTTTTACAATCACCATGCCAAAAGATTTTGACAGCAATCAGATAGAATTTATTACAGGAACTTATGGATCTATTGACACCTCATCAGTAGATTTTACGGTTGATGGTAATACGATTTATGCAAAACTTAATCGTCCACTTGCACCCAATGAAGGTGTTACTTTAAATATCCGATTACCTGAGGGCTATTTTGTCGGGGCGTTTACTGGGAGCGAATATCAGCCGATATTTTATATTGTTACATTACTATCGTTGCTTGCGACAATTATTTTCTGGTTTATTTACGGCCGTGATCTTAAACCGGTTGAGCCAGTGTCGTTTTATCCACCAAGAAATTTTACTCCATCTCAGATTGGGTATATTATTGACGACGCTGTTGATAAAAAAGACGTGCTTGCTTTAATTATGTATTGGGCGGATAAGGGCTATTTAAAGATCGAGCAAGTCAGTAAAAAGCGATTTACATTTCATAAGATAAAAGATCTTCCAGCTGACGCACTTGATTTTGAAAGAACTTTTTTTGATGGTATGTTTGATCATAAAACTACTTTTTCAACTGCTAAAGTTCCTTCAGATTTCTACGAGACTTATCAGGCTACATTACGTCAGATTACTGATTATTTTAATACTGATGAAACGAGGATCTTTACCACTGGTTCGCAAGCTGGATGGTTGCTCACCTCAGTCCTGATGTTTTTCCCGATTATGGCACTGCTTCTCAATGGACTACTCAAAAATAGTTATTTTATAGCATTTTGGGAAGGGATGTTCTTTTGGGGTATTTGTGCCGCTTTTACGGTGGTTCCTTTAATTGTTGGTTTACGAATTGTGATCTCGGCTGTCAGAAAGAGAAAGAGCTCTTCAGCACCAAAAACGACAGCAAAAATTATCGGTGGAGCTGTTATGGCAGGCTTTTTTTCATTAATTGTGATTATTGTAAATTATGGTTTATTTGAGGTTGATTCGCTAGTATTACCGCTAGTAGCCCTTTTGACGACGTATCTGATTGCTTATTTTAATATTTTCATGCATAAACGAACTGAAAATGGTCGTCTCTGGTTTGGTGAAGTTTTAGGATTTAAGAATTTCCTTGACAAAGCTGAAAAAGACCGTATTTTAAAACTTGTTGATGAAAATCCGGAATATTATTTTAATATTCTTCCCTATGCTTATGTTATGGGAGTTACTGATAAATGGGCAAAGAAATTCGAGTCTATTGAGATAAAAGAACCAAGCTGGTATTATGGAAATACTACTTATAGTACATTTTCGTCAATCTATTTTACTACAGCACTAATGCACAGTATGAATCATATTTCTTCAGACATGATCGTTACCCCTAAATCCGGAGATGGCGGATTCGGAGGCGGTGGTTTTTCTGGAGGCGGTGGTTTCTCCGGAGGCGGAGGCGGTGGTGGCGGTGGCGGAAGCTGGTAA